Within Lolium rigidum isolate FL_2022 chromosome 5, APGP_CSIRO_Lrig_0.1, whole genome shotgun sequence, the genomic segment tatttttttattttccttattCACTATGTAAATAATGTTTATGTTGGCACAAtgcaaaatcaaaaaaaaaaattgcgtgGAGCATCCCAGCTCACCATTTTTTAAAAACTTATAagtatattttttgtttttttaatacgCAGGGAGCAGTGGAGATGGGGAGAAAAAAAAATCCCCACTCCCTGGTGAGCCACATTAACGTCGCTGTTCCTCTACACGTCCAACCCCGCGACAAAGCAGCGACTCGCATTAATCAAGACGATGCTGTGTAGCCATCCAGCTACCCTCAGCTGATAAGATAGTGTTTGATCACTCATCGATCCATCGATTCTTGGTCTGccaaatgaagaagaggaagacgatggctGGCGCTGCGCTGCTAGCCGCCGCCGCGGTCGCCCTCATCGTCTGCTCCCCGGCGTCGGCCGCCGGCAACGGACAGAACCGCCGTCGTCGTGCGGTAGTCCTCCCAGCGGTGTACGTGTTCGGGGACTCGCTGGTCGACGTCGGCAACAACGACTtcctgccgccgccggctcccCAGGCGGGTTTCCCCTGCGGCGTCGACCTCCCTCGCGGCAACCCCGGCCGACGGACCGGGCGGTTCACCAACGGCTACAACCTCGCCGACTTCATCGGTGAGTCCGCCACTGGTTTGGTGGCGCAGATCTACTTCTTATGCTTCAGTTCAGACTGTTGATATCATGATATGGACAGTAATTCAGATATTTCAGTGCGGGCTTCCTCCTCAACTGAACGCAGCCCAAGCTGATAGTACATCAGTAGTGCTCCCTTCATCCTATGAAATATGTCTTAGActtatttaaatttagatgtatctagacatagggTGGAGGGAGTACAAATTTTACTATATAGTTGTACAGCAAAAGTacatttgaaatggtgcaaactaTCTTTCTGAATACTGAATGCTGTACTTGTTTTTTCCATAGAAAATTTATGTGCTCATTTCCTTCCCGATTTGCTTAtactgatacacacaattacgacATGTTTATCTTTGTACACAGCACAACGTGTGGGGTTCAACATGAGCCCACCAGCTTACCTCTCCTTGACGCCGCAAGTGAGCCTCGACCTCCTGAGCGGTCGGGTTGGGGCCAATTATGCTTCTGGTGGATCGGGCATCCTCGACGCTACTGTATGTATGTACAGTTGTACATAATCTAGAACTAACCACCACTTTCCTTTTGTTTAGACATGTTTTAGTTTGCTCTGTTGGTTAGAGCTGCAAACTAGGCCCCGAAGCCTGAACATAGAGTGATGGCACCGTGGTACTACTTGCTAATTATGCTTGATTGACATTTATCGCTCTGTTCCATAATATAAGCCGTTCTAGCAAACTATAAGTAAAATAGTTTGCTAAAACGGTTTACATTCTTCAATGGAGGTAGTACTATCTTTGTTACAAAATAGATGATGTACTACAAAGCGTGCACTGAAACCTCTGTAACTTTGACAACCAAACGTGAAATGATTATTGCAGTTGGATAAACGAAAACAATATCATTAGATTTTCATGAACATAATTTTTGTAATTCTGTAATGTTTAATTTTGTTACTTACATGTTGAATTCAGAACCGAATGAGTGGTAATGTGTGGACTCTGCCTAACAAAATGCAGGGCAATGGCACGATCACCCTCCGAGAACAGATCAAGTTTTTCGCGAACACCAAGGCAAGCATGACCAAGACCGATTTGGGCCATAATAAGGTCAACCGCTTGCTGTCCCGATCCCTATTCATCATCAGCACCGCAGGCAACGACTTCTCTGCATTCAGTTACGGTAGAGCGAACATGAGCGATGCGTCGTCCTACATCGCTAACATGATCTCCACCTACCTCAAGCACATCAAGGTATGATTGCTGTGAACAACGGGGAGCAAAATCAGTGGAAACCTAGCTGGTAGGCCACATGGTTAACGGCAGGTGCAGGAGCAAAATCAGAACCACACATTTTAAATTGAACTTTATTGTTCAGGCTCACCACTTAGATATCCTGAAATCTCTTTGACCCCTGTTTTTTCATCCACACTAATCCACACACAATGTGCAAACAGGTATTATACGACCTTGGGGCACGAAGGCTAGGATTGCTCGATGCGGTGCCCATCGGATGCTTGCCTGGCAGCAGGGCTTCCTCGATAAACGATGGCCCTTGCAATGATGCCTCCAACTCTCTTGCCCAGCATTTCAACGCCCTACTCCGGCTTGAAATGGCCAGTGCCACGGCTGCTTCCATGCCTGGAATGGAGTACTCCATTGCCAGCGTCTACAACATCATCTCCGATATGATCTCCAACCCACCGATTGATGGTTAGTTCTCTTTGCACCTTGATGCAATGAAGCAACATTTTTTattcctttaaaatttctattgacACGTCTCGGCCAACAGAAAATCCCATACAAAGAAGAAACAAACCATCCAGCtaaatttgtgtgtgtgtgtgtgtaccttTGAGGCATAGTTTGATTAATTGGAATGCCAGATCGTTTACTTGTGCAAAAATCGAACTGTTTCATGAATAGTTTGCGTGCGAATTCAAACGGCGCAAGCTTGGTTGTTCTTACCTATCTGTGGTTGGATTGTATATGACCAGGACTTGAGGAGGTTTCCAACGCGTGCTGCGGAGGAGGGAGGCTCAACGCGGAGGTCAGCTGCTCGGCGACCTCGAACCTCTGCACAGATCGCAGCCGGTATGTGTTCTGGGACAACGTCCACGAGACGCAGGCTGCATACCAGCGAGCCGTCGCCGCCATGTTCGAAGGCACGGCGGCGGCAATGTACACAGAGCCCATCACCTTCCAGCAGTTGGTCACCCAGAAACAGGTAGCTCCAGGCGCTGGGATCGATCTGGAGCATTCATCTGCGGACCTGGCTGCTGAGATCTAGCCAAGTCACAAGGCAGGGCACAACTGTATGATTCTGGTCAATTAGACTTTGGTTGGAATCGTGCTGGTCAATCGAATTCCTTAGAAAATGAACCTTTTGTGGCGAGATTCCATGGTACATAGGctcggtttgttttgggttgggcAGCGACAGAAGCGgctgcttgtggtggtgaaactgtTGTGCTGGAAAGCGGCTGAAATAAGAGTTGGTGGTATATAACTTGTCATACACGATATCGCAAGTTCAGTCGATCGAGGGGATAGGTCTAGTTTGTCTATACTTTATTGATTATTCACTGCCATGGGCCGAACAAACTGGCTatcaaaaataaaatatgaggtCATTCAAAAAGAGTTAGCTTCATGACAGTATCTCTAGAAACCTAGTTCCTTCTGGCATAAAACCAGCGGTGAAGAAGTGTCTCACAACTTTAATCACATCTCTCTTCAATAGATactgataaagacgtgtggggaaTCCATTAGGGCCAGGAGCTTTGACTGGGCATATTAGGAAGACGTCATCGGATATTTCCTCGTCCGAAAATCTTTATGTAAAGTTTCATTCATATCCATCGGAACTTGTTCCTCAGTCAGGTCCATTATGGGGTGATAGTTAAGCGACAGATCACGAGTATACATAGATTTAAAGTAGGGGAACACCATACGCTCCATCTCTAATGGGATGGACTGAACCACACCATTCTTTCGAGCACGCCAAACAACCTTCTGATGGAAGGAGTTACTGTTTATGTACACTTGTAGTACGAATTTCCGAGCGGGGTgcattattttcattttttttaatagGAGAGAAATGTCCTGGCATCTGCATCAAAGTGATGCACACAGCCTTATTCATTGCAAAATATGGATTCAGGATTTACATCTCAAGGCTCACACAAAGTTTCAGCAAAGATCAACCAACGAAAAAAGGGTAAAAACATCTCTCTACGCACCATTTCAGATCCTATTAGACGCACCATTCAGATCCTATTAGATTGCTGCTAGCCACCCTGCTTGAATATAGCCCGAACGACCGCCATCAACCGAGTGCATCCAGAATCCATATGTTCCCGCTACTCCACATGAAGGAGGAAAGACCACATGTGAATCCAGTAGGTGCttttgtagatgacctgcaaaaagTTTGGCACACTTATTTTGTTAAACACAACATCGTTTTGACAATTCCAAATTCAAACTAAGGCACAAACTCACAACAAGTCTTTGAGTTTGTCCCAGAGCCGATTCAGTTCTCTAGTCACAttactggacttcttccttctccATGCGTGTAACTTCCGCAGCATGACTTGCAGTGCATCGACACCGATCCCAGATTACCAAGCGGTCCTAGTTCTCGCCATCATGTACCAATAAGCTCCTTCATAGCTGGGTCATGCTCCCAAAAATTCTCGTAGCAGAGCTGAGGACCTTTTATGTAGGCCGAATCTctttagactagccacaatgggagtatcataagtagtatcatgcatgccatgttggcaaaaatctgatgtggcacaccaattaataaggtgagagatgggagtggtatcataatatgataccgtatcatagcacgtaaaactagaaaacttaatagcaaacacatcatgtacacacatttgcattgagattctacaaaatattaaatatgataaTACTATGATACCATTttctgatactatgcattgtgaggttagtatcataaactagtatcatgtgcatgatactagtgtatgttatttcccattgtgactagtcttagccATATTGAGTAGGATGGGGCAATAGTCGGAGGGCTGACCAAATGCACAAAAGATGAGGCAGAGTAAATGTGGCCATAGCAAGATCAAGATGAACACGATCATTGTTGTTTCCAACCCTCTTGTTGTCATATGTGAATGGAAGACCTTAAAAGCCTAGATCATTCAGCTCACAGAGTTGTACACAATCTCTTAAAGCCATCATCTGTGACTCTAAAAGAAGGCATGCCGGAAAATGTTCATACTGCCATACGGCTTTATTAAAATCTCTAATAACTAGCCATGGGAGAGAAGATGACGCTCAGAGTGATGAAAACAACGTCCACATTCGGTGAcgattagagcaagtacaatagagtctagtcagctgactataagacattaagtaatacgtatattttagatgagttggaggagagagaatgggagagagaagggaggtgggctattaTACAATAACTAGCTCttatcctaggcactttgtgagagtgaaagatgAGACATATGTTAATAAAGTACTTCATTCGTATAGCTAATTATTGTACATCTTAGCTATATGATAACTACAAATAACATGATATCTTGTTATAGGCAACAGTTGTCTATACTATTAAAATTGCTCTTTTTTTACGAAAGATATTAGAATTGCtcttagagcaagaacaatagtgtagccggcagccggctataataatttgccacatcatctatagtcaacttatagctagcatgtacaatagtaagctataaaagtgtagtacttttacaatacatggcccaccttttagtctcacatagtgcctaggagcacgtgctagagctggctattagaTAAGAGCAATTCTAATAGTGCAGCCGGGTGCTAGCTATAAGGCCAGCTATAGTCAGCTTATAGCTaacttgtacaatagttggctttaaggattgataactttatgtataaaaggcccaccacacatactcacaaagtgcctaggagcacgtgcaagagctggctcttgcatgagagcccatctctcttctctctccacttctctctcatccacctaagcaaaacagtactattttaattcttatagtctgctgagtcagccttattatacttgctctaagagcccacttaccttctctctcctaatctctctcctccaactaagcaaacttataatattttatctcttatagccagctgactataccttattgtacttgctcttagtgaCACATGGATCACCACAAACAAAGATCATGTGAAGTAATAATGGTTCACCCTGCCCAAGGCAGACGTGAGCATCAATAAACCTGGGGCTGTATCCTTGATGTCCATACAGATACAGTACTTTCATGCTAAAATAAAGCCAAGCCTTCACTCATACCATCTCAATCAACACCAAAAGAACCAGGGAGACCAAGCCAGTTTTCGCACGGGGCACGGCCAGCTTTAGTCCAGGGTCAAACGGGACCTTTAGTTTTAGTTGAAGATACCAACGGAAACTAAAGGGGTTGCGACAGGCTGCGGCTATTGCGAAAATCTTTACTCCTGGTTGGTATCCTCAATCAGGACTAACTTTCTACCCTTTAGTTTCGGTTGATGTCTCCTACACCGGGACTAAAGACACTTCCTACTCAATCCTTTCAGGTGTAGGtaggttaggtgatctagttataatgaaaaataataaatatgaatttcgacatattttgaaaaaaaaactatatTTTTGGTAAGATGGCAATAAATTTCGCATACGAACTAAAAAAAATTAATATATGAAAATCTATGTACgcgaaaagttacatccgaacttAATCCCTTCGGTcgtttagccaatttttagactcTCAAACTATCaaaggaaaatatgaaaaaaaaattagattttaggttttgcaaaaaaaagttatttattattattattacttcattacttttgtttattaaaataattatttggaattcgaacaataaagaagTATGACATCGTGACCAAGCGGTTAATATAATTAATATGATACTAATATTAATAACGTATGCGCAAAGTAGTTGGAAACGGGACGGAAGGACTCAGAAGTTaaacgtgctagtgctagagtagtttgaggatgatgaccgttcgggaagtttgaccatgagtaagtagttagagcatctccaagagATGATGTATAATAGCCGCGCGTTGTAAAATAACTGCTTTTTTTGTGGGAGGAGCAAAAATGATGCTCCAATAGATGTTGGGTCTCTAAACAGCACGCAAAAAAGCTGCAGCGCCTACCGCGCGATGTTCAGTGCTCTATAAAaatactagatttaaatgtgcgccttggcgcacgactccGTAAAACATATTCATAGGTAGGAAAGTGATAATAAATCTTTTTAGGTTTCAC encodes:
- the LOC124655053 gene encoding GDSL esterase/lipase At3g50400-like, giving the protein MKKRKTMAGAALLAAAAVALIVCSPASAAGNGQNRRRRAVVLPAVYVFGDSLVDVGNNDFLPPPAPQAGFPCGVDLPRGNPGRRTGRFTNGYNLADFIAQRVGFNMSPPAYLSLTPQVSLDLLSGRVGANYASGGSGILDATGNGTITLREQIKFFANTKASMTKTDLGHNKVNRLLSRSLFIISTAGNDFSAFSYGRANMSDASSYIANMISTYLKHIKVLYDLGARRLGLLDAVPIGCLPGSRASSINDGPCNDASNSLAQHFNALLRLEMASATAASMPGMEYSIASVYNIISDMISNPPIDGLEEVSNACCGGGRLNAEVSCSATSNLCTDRSRYVFWDNVHETQAAYQRAVAAMFEGTAAAMYTEPITFQQLVTQKQVAPGAGIDLEHSSADLAAEI